The window GCACCGGGTCTGATCGACCGTGACACCTACGGCCACGGCGGCTGGTCGGGCACCGAGTTCTGGGTGCACCCGACGGCGGGCATCGCCTGGGTGCTGCTGACGAACCAGGCGATGCGCCCGGGCGTCGACGTTGACGAACTCGACAACGCGATCGTCGGGGCGAGGTGAGCCACCGGGTGCGTCACCGCGGGTGGGATCATCCCCCGCACACGGCACCGATGCCGACCGCCGCCGAGGCCGCGCACGCGCTCACTGTCACCGACCGGGCGCTGCGGCGGGGAGATGCCGCGTGGATTCCCATCTCGGGTGAGATCCACTTCAGTCGCGTGCCTCGTCACCGATGGCGGGAACGACTGCGCCAACTGACGGCGAACGGCGTGACCGTCGCTTCGAGCTATGTGCTCTGGCTGCATCATGTCGCCGAGCGCGGGCATCCACGTTTCGACGGCAATCTCGATGTGGCCGCATTCATCGACGAATGCGCGGATGCCGGTCTTCAGGTCGCCCTGCGGATCGGTCCCTGGGCTCATGCCGAGGCCCGAAACGGCGGATTCCCCGACTGGGTGCAGCGCACCCCGGTGGCACACCGCACCGATGACCCGGGCTATCTCGCGCTGGTGCGCGAATGGTTCGCGCAGCTCGCCGAGGCTCTTGACGGCAGGGCCCGCCCCGGTGGGCCCGTGCTGGCGATCCAGCTGGAGAACGAACTGTACGACCGCCCCGATCACCTGCGCACTCTCAAGCGTCTCGCGCAGGAGGCGGGGATCGCCGCCCCACTGTGGACCGCCACGGCCTGGGGCGGCGCCGAGCTGCCCGATGGCGAGGTCTTCCCCCTTTGGGGCGGCTACGCCGACGGCTTCTGGGTCGATCCCGATGACGGCTGGCAGCCGAACTTCCGCGCGCACTTCCTCCCCTCCCACCAGTGGGACGACCCGGGCGTGGGCATCGACGTGCGCCGGGCGCAGGGATTCGGATCCACGGCGAGCGCGGGGCTGGCCGGCTTCCCTCCGGCCACCTGCGAACTGGGCGGCGGCATGGCCGCGGCCTATCACCGGCGACCGGTGCTGGCAGCGCGCGACATCGCCGCACTCGCGCACGTGAAGATCGGCAACGGATCGGCGTGGCAGGGCTACTACATGTATGCGGGCGGAGTGAACCCCGGGCCCGGACTGCAGGAATCACACGACACCGGGTATCCCAACGATCTGCCGCAGCTCGGATACGACTTTCACGCCCCCATCGCCCAGTCCGGTGATCTGGCAGCCTCGGCCGGCCTGCTGCGGATGCAGCATGCGTTCCTCGACGCCTTCGGCCCGCTGCTCGGCGACATGTCATCGACGCTGCCCGACACGCGACCCGACGGCGTCGACGACCGTACGACCCTGCGCTGGGCGCTGCGCTCCGACGGCGCCAGCGGCTTTGTGGTGGTCTCGCATCATCAGCCCTACTCACAGCTCGCCGATGTTCCCGAGGTACGGCTGCGCGTCGAGCTCGACGAGGCGACGGTCGATTTTCCGGCGATGACGGTTCCGGCGGGAACGCTCGCGCGTTGGCCGGTGCGGCTGCCGCTCGGCGACGCGATAGTGGATTGGGCCACGGCATCCGCCCTCACCGTCATACCGGGCCGGCGACCGACCCTCGTGCTCGTCGAAGATGCGGGAATCCCCGCGCGCATCAGCATCGACGGCGTCACCCACCCCCTGACGCCGGGCCGGAAAACCCGGGTGTTCGGCAGCCTGGCCGTGCTCACTCTGCCGCACGACGCGCAGCCGTGGGTGCAGCCCTGCGCTGGCGGGCAGCGGCGCTTGCTGCTGTCCTCGGCCGAGCTGGCGTGGGACGGCACGGGATGCCTCTTCGCCCGCGGCGGCGATGGGATCGAGGCGTACGAAGCCGGCGAATGGCGGATGCTGCGAGCCGGCCGGGGCGCTGACCCCGTCGAGGAACTCGCCGCGCAGCCGCTGCGTGAGCCGGGCATCGTCCCGCCCGACTACGGCTTGCGCGGGCGCCGCCATTCCGCGCCCACGGCAGCGCGCTTCGAGTCCCTCGCCGGTGTCTGGACCCTGTCGATCCCGGCGGCCGCGTTCGAGGCCGATGCCGTCATCGACATCGATTGGGCGGGGGATGTCGCACAGCTGCGTGTGAACGACCGGATCGTCGACGATCGGTTCTGGGACGGCACGCGCTGGTCAGTGGCGGTGCGGGAAGTCGGCATCGGCCCGGGCGACCGGGTCACCGTGCACATCCTGCCCCTCTCGCCCGACGCGACCACCTGGCTGCCTGCTGCCGCCCACCGGCAGCGTGGCCCCGCGCAGCTCGTCGAGCTGCGCGGGGCCACGCTGCGCCGGAGGGGCGCATGGGAACAGGTGCCCGCCGGCTGAGAACGACCGGGGCTGCCTCCACCCCCGATCAGCCTTACTTGCCGGCGAGCGCTTCCAGGGCCTCCTTGGCACCCGGGTGCAGGGGGATCGGATCGGTCTGTGTCGCCGTGGCGGCATCGAACTCGCTTGCGGCCGCATGCACCTGTGCTAGCTTGTCGACGTTGCTCCAGATGGTGTCGGTGATGTCGCACGCGGTCGCATCGTCCATATCGCCCCGCACCAGCAACATGTTCGGCACGATGATCGTCGGCACATCGGCGTCAAGACCGTACGTGTCGGCCGGAATCGCCCCCTTCTGATAGACCGGGCTGATCTTCTGCATTCCCGCCAGTTCCGGCGTGACATCGAGGAACTCGACCGTGCCGGCGTCCATCGTGAAAAGCTCCGTGAGATTGGGGGTGGGCAGTCCCCCCGACCAGAAGATGGCATCGAGAGTGCCGTTGCGCAGCTCATCGACGCTCGTGGCGAGATCGAGCCGTTGCGTCGTCACGTCGGTGTCGGGGTCAAGGCCCGCGGCCTCGAGCAGTCGAAGAGCTATCACCTCGGTGCCTGACTTCGGCGACCCGGTCGAAACCGTCTTGCCTGCCATGTCGGCGACCGTATGGATGCCGCTGTCCTTTCGCACAATCACCTGCGTGTAGTTCGAGTGGATTCGCCCCAGCGCCTTCACCGGCTGTGGTTCGCTGAATGATCCGGTGCCGTTGACCGCGTCCGATGCGGTATCGGCAAGCGAGAACGCGATGTCGTAATCACCCGCGACGAGCTGCTCGATGTTCTGCACCGAGGCTCCGGTCTCGGCGGCGGTGACACGCAGATCTGTCTCGGTGCTGAGCACGTCAGAGATCGCCCCGCCCAGAACGTAGTACACGCCGGTGGAGTTACCGGTGGCGATCGTCAGCTGCTGGGCTGGGGCGACGCAGGCCTCGCCCGAGCCGGCTGCCACCGGCTCGCGCGATTGCTGGCCTCCGCACGCTGTCATCAGCAGCGCCGACGCCGCCGCGACGGCGAACATCGCTGAGATCCGGAGTTTGGAAGTGGTCATCTGTTTTTCCTCTCGATGATGGTCAGGACTGTCACGCGGTCAGAAGCGGATGGGATGCCGCGGCAACTGCTCACGACGCCGACGCGATCATGCCCGCCGGGGAATCGAGCCGCCGACGGCCACGGCGCCGACGCAGCCCGTTGAGAACCACGGCCGCAGCGATGAAGACCAGGCCGATGCCGATCGAGGCCGGCACGAGGTACAGGCAGCACAGCGCACCCAGAAGCAGCAGAGTGCGCTCGGGCCACGAGGCGGGACCCAGCACCCACCCACCGGTGGCGCCGGCAAGGGCTGCGACGGCGATGAGCGAGACGACAGCGGTCCACAGCGAGGTGACAAGTGCACCCTTGAGCAGCAGGGAACCGCCGGCCGGGGTAAGAACGAACGCCAAAGGCACCAGAAACGCCGGCAGGGTGTACTTGGCCGCCTGCCACATCGTCTTGATCGTGTCTCCGCCGGTGATCGCCGCCGAGGCGACGGCGGCCAGCGCGGTGGGCGGCGAGACCTCGGAGAGCACCGCGTAGTAGAAGATGAACATCGCCGCTTCGGGCCGCGCCACGCCCAGCGTGATAAGCGCCGGGCCGATGATCACCCACGAGATGATGAACGACGCGGTCACCGGCACGGCCAGGCCGAGCAGGATGATCGCTATCGCCGCGAGCACGCAGGTGATGATCAGGGTGACGGCCGGCTCGTCGCTGATGGCCTCGGCGAGCGAGACGAGCAGGCGGGCGAACGTGAGTCCGATGCCGGTCTTCACGATGACGCTCGTGATGATGCCGGCTGCCGCGCACACCGCGACCACCGGCATCGCACTGCGGATGCCGCTGGCGAGACTGCGGTACAGCTCGCCGAGGTAGCTGAGCACCGCCGCGGGAAGTCGCTGGACGACTGCGTCGTCGTCGAGCGGATCACGCCGCGACACCGTGCGCTCGACCAGCCCGAACAACGCGGCCACCAGCGTCGCATACACGATCGACCGGAACGGCGGCAGCCCGACCGCCAGGAAGAAGATGATCACCGCCAGCGACAGAAAGTGGTACCCGAAGCGGGCGACCAGCTTGCCGAGATGCTTACGCGGCACGTCCACCGCCTGGGTCGCGAAGCGCCGGGCGTCGATCTCGACGGCCAAGAAGATGCCGACGTAGTACAGGATCGTGGGGATGATGGCCCAGATCATCACCTCGAGATACGACACCTGCAGGTACTCGGCGATGATGAAAGCGGCCGCCCCCAACGTCGGGGGCGAGAGGATCGCGCCGATGCCCGCAGCCGCCAGCATGCCGCCCGCATTGTTGCGGGGATATCCGGCACGGCGCAGGATCGGCCAGGCAAGAGACCCGAGGGTCACGGCCGTCGCCGTGCCCGATCCCGACACGGTGCCCAGCAGAAAGCCGCTGGTGACCACGGTTCGCCCCGAGGCCGACCGCGAACTGGGGAACAGCGAGAACGAGAAGTCGATGAAGAAGCGCCCCGCCCCGGTCGCCGAGAGCACCGCGCCGTAGATGATGAACAGCACGATGTAGGTGGCGGCCACCCCCAGCGGCGTGCCGAAGAATCCCGACTGGTCGTTGTAGAACCCGTTGATGATCTGGTCGAAGTCCACGCCGGCGTGGCTGATGGCCCAGTCCATCGGCAGAAATCCGCCATAGTACGCGTAGAGGAAGAACACGATGCAGAAGATCGGCAGCACGAGGCCGGTGGTGCGGCGGGTCGCCTCGAGAATGAGCACGGTCAGCGCGGTGCCAGCGATCACATCGACGACCCCGAGCATGCCTTGACGATTCAGGAACGCGTCGAACCCACCACCGCCATCGCCGATCACGAGGGGAAGGATCGGGTACGTGCACACGAAGAGGGTGACCGCCGTGAGCGCCCAGTCCCACCCGGTGGGCGCGTCGGAGCGCAGCGGGTTCCGACGATGCTTGCGCCCTCGATAGAGAAGGAAGGTCAGCGGCAGCGTGACCGAGAGGAAGACGATCAGCGAGAACTGCTTTCCCTGGGGCAGCGGATAGAACACCTGATACAGCACGAACAGCGACACGACGAAGCAGTACGCCGTGATCGCGCGGTCAAGGCGTGCCTGCAGGCGTCGCGCCGGGCGCTCCTCATCGAACTCGGCGATGATGTCGTCGGGGACCGCCGTCGGTGATGCGACATCGTGCGTGCCGGTCGTGGCCGCCGTGGCGGTCGTGGGTTCTACTTCGTCGTAGGACATGCCGACACGGTAGGCCGGGGGCAGGATGCCGCACCCCGGTCGGGTGCAATCCTTACATCCCCTTTACATTCGGGCCGATCCTGATCAATAGACTGCGAGGATGCGGGTGCTCATCGCTGAGGACGACGCCTCGGTCGCGACGGCGCTGGCGGCAGCGCTCACGCAGAGCGGCCACCGGGCCGAGCCGGTGGCGCGCGGCGGCGATGTGCTGCTGCGCCATCACGACTTCGACGCGCTCATGCTCGACCTCGGCCTCGAAGACACCGACGGATTCGACGTCATCAGGCGTCTCCGGCTCGTGACCGATCTGCCGGTGCTCGTGGTCACGGCACGGGGCGATGAGCGCTCGACAGTGCTGGCGCTGCGCCTGGGCGCCGACGACTATCTCGTCAAGCCCGTGCGCCTACGGGAGCTGCTGGCGCGCTTGGATGTGGTAGCACGCCGGCGACACCACACGGAATCACCCGCGCTCGTGCGCACCGGCACGCTGGAAGTCGATCTCGTGGCGCGGCGCGTGAGCGCGGCAGGCGAGGAACTCGCGCTGACTCCGACCGAGTTCGCGCTGCTGGGTGTTCTGGCCCGCAGAGTCGGTGCAGCAGTGAGCCGTGAGCAGATACTCGACGAAGTGTGGGCAGACGCCTATGCCGCCACGTCGCGGGCATTCGACGTGCATCTCGCCCAGCTGCGTCAGAAGTTGCCCGAGGCCGACGTCATCACCACTATTCGCGGCTACGGGTACCGGTTGGAAGCACGGTAGCGATGCGCGTCCAGGTGCTGCTGCCGCTCGTGCTGTTCAGCCTGCTGGCGGTGCTCGCCATCGTCATTCCGGTGGGCGAGTCGATAGCTGTCTCACGCACCCAGCAACTCGAACTCGCGCGGGCATCCTCGATGGACCACATCGTGCGGCTCGGAGAGAATGCGCTCACCTCCGGCGACACCACATCACTCGCGCGCTACCTCGCGCGCTTCGGCAGCGTTTCTCACGAGTCGGTCATCGTCCTCGACGGCGAAGGCGACCAGATAGCGAAGGTCGGCGTGCTCTCGGCAGACGATCCCGCTGTGCGCTCTCATGCCCTCGCGTCCTCACGCAACCTGCCGCAGTGGCAACTGCCGACGCTCACACCGTGGAGTGTGGGTGCACCCCTGGTGTCCAAGCCGATTCTCGGCAGCGGGGAACTCAGCATGGGTGTCGTGGTGCTGCAGGTCAACACGACTGCGGCACGTCACGATGTCGCCGCAGCCTGGCTGCTGGTCGCCCTGGTTGCGCTGCTGGTCATCGGTCTGCTCGTCGGCGCCTCGCTGTGGTGGACGAACTGGGTACTGCGCCCGGTGCGGGCGCTGGATGAAGCGACGAACGCGTTCGGCGAGCATCACGACGTACGACTGGTCGCCGCGACCGGTCCACCCGAGCTGCGCCGACTCGCGGCATCCTTCTCACGCATGGCACGCGGCATCGAAGAGACCCTCGTGCAGCAGCGCAACTTCGTCGCCGATGCTTCCCACCAGTTGCGAAACCCGCTCGCGGCCATTCGCCTGCGCATTGACGCGCTGGCAGGCGTTGGCCACGGTGCCCGCAGCCTCGAGACGGTGGACGCCGATCTTGATCGCCTCGAGTCGACGGTCGGACGGATGCTGGTGCTCGCCGATGTCGAACATCGGGCGACGGCGCGCGCGAGCGGTGACACGACGACCATCGACGCCTCGTTCCGCGAGCACACCGTACCGTCAGCGGCTGCGCTGGCCGAACCGTTCCGGCCGCTCGTGGACGCCGCGGGTCAGACGCTCATCACCGAAGGCACAACGGAGGTGCGCCTGGCCTGCCGGCGATCGGATCTGGAAGAGATCGTGGCGACCCTCCTCGAGAACGCCGGCAAATATGCCGGCGAGGGCGCCATCGTGCGACTCTGCCTTGCCCAGGAGTCGCATCCCGACGGCGATGTCGTCTCGGTGAGTGTCAGTGATGACGGGCCGGGGCTCGACGACGCCGAACTCGCGCAGGCAGGCACGCGGTTCTGGCGCTCAGCGCGGCACCGCGGGCAGCCCGGGACCGGACTCGGCCTGGCGATCGTCGGACAACTCGTGCGTGCGAACGGCGGAACACTGCGCATCGACCGGGCTGCCGAGGGCGGGCTGCGTATCGTCATGCGATTCGAGGCGATCGTATGACGGGTGTGCTCCTGTCACGTCGCGCCCTGTTGCTCTCTCTCGTCGGGGCCACGGCAGTCGTTCTGACCGGGTGCGGCCCGGGTGAGACACCGACCAACATGCGCATGGCATGCGGAGAACCCGGCGGCACCTACATCCGTTTCGGCCACCTCCTGGGCAGTGCCGTCGTGGCCGAAGGCGTGGCCCGATCGATGACGGCGGTGCCCACGGACGGCAGCATCGAGAACATCGCCCTGCTTCGTGCCGGCGATGTCGATCTGGCGATCGCCCTTGCCGACTCAGCGGCGATCGACCCGCACGGACTCGTCTCGATCGGTCGGGTCTATCAGAACTACCTCCAGTGCATAGTGCCGATCGGGGGTCCCGTCACAGCGGCCGCCGATCTCGCCGGGCGTACCGTGTCGATCGGCGCCCCGGAATCGGGAACCGCCGAGACTTCGCGCCGGGTTCTTGATGCGCTCGGCCTGACCTCGGGCGAACACGCCGCCACAGTGGTGGAGCTCAACCTCGCCGATGCGGTCACCGCACTTCAGACCGGTCGCATCGATGCCCTGATGTGGTCGGGAGGAATCCCCGTGCCCGAACTCGACCGGCTCGACGGCGTCATGCCGGTGACTCTCGTGGATCTGAGCGGGGCGATGGCGCGGCTGGGGGCCACCTCCCCCGCGTACCAGCCGACCGTCGTTCCGGCCGGGATGTACGGGCTGGCAGAGCCGATGCCGACGATCGGCGTTCCCAATTTTCTCCTCTCCCGCGCAGATCTTCCCGATGCCATCGCCACCGCGCTCGTGGACATCCTGATCGACGACGCGGTGCGACTCGTTCCCGAGCGCTCAGCGGGCCTGCAGTATCTGACGCCGTCGAGCCTCATCGACACCGGGGCGATGCCCTTGCACCCCGCCGCCCGGCGGCGCTATCTGGAACGCTACGGCTGACTCGAACAGCACGGCGCAACGCCGTCACGCGCAGGGGCGGAGCAGGTGTGACCCTGCCCCGCCCCGTGCGGTCAACGGAATCGGCAGTGCGAGCCCGAAGCGTTTCCGTGGCCCGAGCCGCTCTTCTGACACTGGTCACTGCGCGACGCGTACAGCGGCACGTTGCGGAAGTCCATGTCCGAGGCCAGGTAGAAGCTCGTATAGCTCGGCTGGTTGTACGTCGTCTGCTGACGTGCGACCTCGGCCCGGTACTGCGGGTCGGCCATGAGCGTGTAGAGCTTGTGCGTCGTCAGCTCGGTGCTCACATACAGCCGGAGCGCGCTGGAGTCGGCGGTGCGCACGAGCATCTCCTCACGCCAGTCGCCGAGCACATCGGCGACCAGACTCGGGTTGCCCTTCGTGCCGTTGTTGGTCAGCGTTCCGGTCGCGGTGAGCATCGTGCCACGCGTCCAGTCGTCGATCGTCGGGGTCACATCTCCGGCGCCGTTCACTATCTGCGTGGTCATGTCACCGGCCCAGCGGATGGACTGGTTCGTGCCCGGATTCGTCGCCGACAACACCTCGCCCTTCGCCGAAAGCAGGCCCGAGGCATCCGTTCCCGCCGGCATGCTGGACCACACCTCGATCCCGGGAACGTCGGGACGCACGTCGCCGATCATGCCGCGACCGGTGTCTTTGCCCGAGTACGCACCGAACAGCACCTCGCCGGTCTTCGCGTCGCGCATCGCGGTGCCGTACGGCGCGCCGCTGGCACCCTCGTGCACGGTGAAGATCTCCAGCCCCGGGCGGTCAGGGTCGATGTCGGCCACGTGCATGGCATCGCCGTGCCCGAGGCGCGCGTCGGCGCCCGGGTCGGCACTGCCGGCGGGAAGCGTGTCGAACGACGAATACAGCAGGCTGCCGTCGTCGTCGAGCGTCGCCGAACCATAGACGATCTCCTGCTTGCCGTCGCCGTCGACATCGGCTGCACTCAGGCTGTGGAAGCCCTGCGTCGTGATCGATCCATACACCGGGTCGGTGCCATCACGCCCATGTGGCGAGTCGTTGAATGGGTTCGTCATCGGCACCCAGCCGCTGTCGACGAACCAGCGCTGGGTCAGGTTCTTGCCGTCCCAGTCGTAGGTGCCGATCGTGGCACGCGTGTAGTAGCCGCGGGCGAAGACGGCCGAGGGGTGCTCACCGTCGAGGTAGGCGACACCCGAGAGAAAGCGGTCGACCCGGTTGCCCGGCTCGATGCGCGACATCGCGTAGTCGCCCCACAGCAGTCCGTCGTCGGTGCGTCCCGGCTGGTAGCGCACGGTCTTGAGTTCCTTGCCGCTGGCGCCGTCGAACACCGTGAGGTACTCGGGGCCGTCGATGATGAAGCCCTCGAAGTTGCGCAGCTTGTTGTTCGCGCTGCGTGCGGGCGCATACACGTCGATGAAGTAGTCGACGAGGTCTTCCGCGTCTGCGCGCGAGAGCGGGTACTCGTGCGTCACGGGAATCCCGAGCGCCTCTTCGATCGTGGCCGGCCACTGGCCCGAGGTCACCTCGTCGCGCGTGCTCCATCCCTGGAACACATCGGCCAGGTGCGCCGCATAGTCATCGGCGCTCAGGCGATAGTCATCGGTGTTGGAGTACCCGGCCTTCACGTCATCGCGCAGCATCGTGATGTACGACGACGACTTCACCTTGCCGTTGGCCGCGTACTGCGTCGTCTTGGTGCCGGGCGCGGTCTTCATCATGATCTCGGCGCGGCCGTCGCCGTCGAAGTCGTAGACGAGAAACTGGGTGTAGTGCGCACCTGCCCGGATGTTCACCCCGAGGTCGATGCGACTGCGCAGCGTGCCGTCGAGCTCATAGGTGTCGATGTAGACCGGGCCGGTGTAGCCGACCTGCGAGACGTCTTTGGAGTTCGAGGGGTCCCATTTGACGATGTACTCGTACTCGCCGTC is drawn from Microbacterium protaetiae and contains these coding sequences:
- a CDS encoding beta-galactosidase, with the translated sequence MPTAAEAAHALTVTDRALRRGDAAWIPISGEIHFSRVPRHRWRERLRQLTANGVTVASSYVLWLHHVAERGHPRFDGNLDVAAFIDECADAGLQVALRIGPWAHAEARNGGFPDWVQRTPVAHRTDDPGYLALVREWFAQLAEALDGRARPGGPVLAIQLENELYDRPDHLRTLKRLAQEAGIAAPLWTATAWGGAELPDGEVFPLWGGYADGFWVDPDDGWQPNFRAHFLPSHQWDDPGVGIDVRRAQGFGSTASAGLAGFPPATCELGGGMAAAYHRRPVLAARDIAALAHVKIGNGSAWQGYYMYAGGVNPGPGLQESHDTGYPNDLPQLGYDFHAPIAQSGDLAASAGLLRMQHAFLDAFGPLLGDMSSTLPDTRPDGVDDRTTLRWALRSDGASGFVVVSHHQPYSQLADVPEVRLRVELDEATVDFPAMTVPAGTLARWPVRLPLGDAIVDWATASALTVIPGRRPTLVLVEDAGIPARISIDGVTHPLTPGRKTRVFGSLAVLTLPHDAQPWVQPCAGGQRRLLLSSAELAWDGTGCLFARGGDGIEAYEAGEWRMLRAGRGADPVEELAAQPLREPGIVPPDYGLRGRRHSAPTAARFESLAGVWTLSIPAAAFEADAVIDIDWAGDVAQLRVNDRIVDDRFWDGTRWSVAVREVGIGPGDRVTVHILPLSPDATTWLPAAAHRQRGPAQLVELRGATLRRRGAWEQVPAG
- a CDS encoding TAXI family TRAP transporter solute-binding subunit, translating into MTTSKLRISAMFAVAAASALLMTACGGQQSREPVAAGSGEACVAPAQQLTIATGNSTGVYYVLGGAISDVLSTETDLRVTAAETGASVQNIEQLVAGDYDIAFSLADTASDAVNGTGSFSEPQPVKALGRIHSNYTQVIVRKDSGIHTVADMAGKTVSTGSPKSGTEVIALRLLEAAGLDPDTDVTTQRLDLATSVDELRNGTLDAIFWSGGLPTPNLTELFTMDAGTVEFLDVTPELAGMQKISPVYQKGAIPADTYGLDADVPTIIVPNMLLVRGDMDDATACDITDTIWSNVDKLAQVHAAASEFDAATATQTDPIPLHPGAKEALEALAGK
- a CDS encoding TRAP transporter permease, yielding MSYDEVEPTTATAATTGTHDVASPTAVPDDIIAEFDEERPARRLQARLDRAITAYCFVVSLFVLYQVFYPLPQGKQFSLIVFLSVTLPLTFLLYRGRKHRRNPLRSDAPTGWDWALTAVTLFVCTYPILPLVIGDGGGGFDAFLNRQGMLGVVDVIAGTALTVLILEATRRTTGLVLPIFCIVFFLYAYYGGFLPMDWAISHAGVDFDQIINGFYNDQSGFFGTPLGVAATYIVLFIIYGAVLSATGAGRFFIDFSFSLFPSSRSASGRTVVTSGFLLGTVSGSGTATAVTLGSLAWPILRRAGYPRNNAGGMLAAAGIGAILSPPTLGAAAFIIAEYLQVSYLEVMIWAIIPTILYYVGIFLAVEIDARRFATQAVDVPRKHLGKLVARFGYHFLSLAVIIFFLAVGLPPFRSIVYATLVAALFGLVERTVSRRDPLDDDAVVQRLPAAVLSYLGELYRSLASGIRSAMPVVAVCAAAGIITSVIVKTGIGLTFARLLVSLAEAISDEPAVTLIITCVLAAIAIILLGLAVPVTASFIISWVIIGPALITLGVARPEAAMFIFYYAVLSEVSPPTALAAVASAAITGGDTIKTMWQAAKYTLPAFLVPLAFVLTPAGGSLLLKGALVTSLWTAVVSLIAVAALAGATGGWVLGPASWPERTLLLLGALCCLYLVPASIGIGLVFIAAAVVLNGLRRRRGRRRLDSPAGMIASAS
- a CDS encoding response regulator transcription factor is translated as MRVLIAEDDASVATALAAALTQSGHRAEPVARGGDVLLRHHDFDALMLDLGLEDTDGFDVIRRLRLVTDLPVLVVTARGDERSTVLALRLGADDYLVKPVRLRELLARLDVVARRRHHTESPALVRTGTLEVDLVARRVSAAGEELALTPTEFALLGVLARRVGAAVSREQILDEVWADAYAATSRAFDVHLAQLRQKLPEADVITTIRGYGYRLEAR
- a CDS encoding sensor histidine kinase, translating into MRVQVLLPLVLFSLLAVLAIVIPVGESIAVSRTQQLELARASSMDHIVRLGENALTSGDTTSLARYLARFGSVSHESVIVLDGEGDQIAKVGVLSADDPAVRSHALASSRNLPQWQLPTLTPWSVGAPLVSKPILGSGELSMGVVVLQVNTTAARHDVAAAWLLVALVALLVIGLLVGASLWWTNWVLRPVRALDEATNAFGEHHDVRLVAATGPPELRRLAASFSRMARGIEETLVQQRNFVADASHQLRNPLAAIRLRIDALAGVGHGARSLETVDADLDRLESTVGRMLVLADVEHRATARASGDTTTIDASFREHTVPSAAALAEPFRPLVDAAGQTLITEGTTEVRLACRRSDLEEIVATLLENAGKYAGEGAIVRLCLAQESHPDGDVVSVSVSDDGPGLDDAELAQAGTRFWRSARHRGQPGTGLGLAIVGQLVRANGGTLRIDRAAEGGLRIVMRFEAIV
- a CDS encoding TAXI family TRAP transporter solute-binding subunit, which codes for MTGVLLSRRALLLSLVGATAVVLTGCGPGETPTNMRMACGEPGGTYIRFGHLLGSAVVAEGVARSMTAVPTDGSIENIALLRAGDVDLAIALADSAAIDPHGLVSIGRVYQNYLQCIVPIGGPVTAAADLAGRTVSIGAPESGTAETSRRVLDALGLTSGEHAATVVELNLADAVTALQTGRIDALMWSGGIPVPELDRLDGVMPVTLVDLSGAMARLGATSPAYQPTVVPAGMYGLAEPMPTIGVPNFLLSRADLPDAIATALVDILIDDAVRLVPERSAGLQYLTPSSLIDTGAMPLHPAARRRYLERYG
- a CDS encoding rhamnogalacturonan lyase produces the protein MLKRSPVRLRRTLAVLTTGALLAGGFALTATTAARATTKGGSSHAQTPTMEKLDRGLVAAQTGNGVFLSWRLQASEATGATASGLTGTDFAVYRNGRRIATVTDSTNYLDAAGDSGDRYRVAPVTRGKVGKASETVKPLAENHIDIPLRKPADGVTPAGESYTYSANDTSVGDVDGDGEYEYIVKWDPSNSKDVSQVGYTGPVYIDTYELDGTLRSRIDLGVNIRAGAHYTQFLVYDFDGDGRAEIMMKTAPGTKTTQYAANGKVKSSSYITMLRDDVKAGYSNTDDYRLSADDYAAHLADVFQGWSTRDEVTSGQWPATIEEALGIPVTHEYPLSRADAEDLVDYFIDVYAPARSANNKLRNFEGFIIDGPEYLTVFDGASGKELKTVRYQPGRTDDGLLWGDYAMSRIEPGNRVDRFLSGVAYLDGEHPSAVFARGYYTRATIGTYDWDGKNLTQRWFVDSGWVPMTNPFNDSPHGRDGTDPVYGSITTQGFHSLSAADVDGDGKQEIVYGSATLDDDGSLLYSSFDTLPAGSADPGADARLGHGDAMHVADIDPDRPGLEIFTVHEGASGAPYGTAMRDAKTGEVLFGAYSGKDTGRGMIGDVRPDVPGIEVWSSMPAGTDASGLLSAKGEVLSATNPGTNQSIRWAGDMTTQIVNGAGDVTPTIDDWTRGTMLTATGTLTNNGTKGNPSLVADVLGDWREEMLVRTADSSALRLYVSTELTTHKLYTLMADPQYRAEVARQQTTYNQPSYTSFYLASDMDFRNVPLYASRSDQCQKSGSGHGNASGSHCRFR